In the Leptotrichia sp. oral taxon 212 genome, one interval contains:
- the mglC gene encoding galactose/methyl galactoside ABC transporter permease MglC codes for MAEKIANKNKESFDVKNLILNGGIYLVLLLLLVLIVMKDPSFLSLLNIQNILTQSSVRIIIALGVAGLIVTQGTDLSVGRQVGMAALVSATLLQAMTNVNKVFKGLPTLPIPAVLLLVVVIGALIGLITGLIVAKLNVVPFVATMGTMVIVYGINSLYFDFVGASPVAGFDRKYSQVAQGALFQIGQLRLSYLIIYAVIAIVLMWILWNKTVFGKNLFAVGGNPEAARVSGVNVAKTILLVYMLSGVMYAIGGFLEAARIGSATNNLGFMYEMDAIAACVVGGVSFSGGVGKISGVVAGVIIFTLINYGLTYIGISPYWQYIIKGIIIITAVAIDVLKYRKNK; via the coding sequence ATTACTATTAGTTCTAATAGTGATGAAAGATCCTTCATTTTTAAGCTTATTAAATATACAGAATATTCTTACACAGTCATCAGTAAGAATAATAATAGCACTTGGAGTTGCAGGACTTATAGTAACTCAGGGAACAGACCTGTCAGTAGGGAGACAAGTTGGTATGGCGGCACTTGTATCAGCGACATTACTTCAGGCCATGACAAATGTAAATAAAGTTTTTAAGGGATTACCAACATTACCTATACCTGCAGTTCTGCTTCTTGTAGTAGTTATTGGTGCTTTGATAGGTCTAATAACAGGACTTATAGTTGCAAAATTGAATGTAGTACCTTTTGTTGCAACAATGGGAACAATGGTAATAGTTTACGGAATAAACTCATTGTATTTTGACTTTGTAGGAGCATCACCGGTAGCGGGGTTTGATAGAAAATATTCACAGGTGGCTCAGGGAGCATTATTTCAGATTGGACAGTTAAGACTGTCATACCTTATAATATATGCTGTAATTGCAATTGTGCTTATGTGGATATTATGGAATAAGACAGTATTTGGTAAAAATCTGTTTGCTGTAGGAGGAAATCCTGAAGCGGCAAGAGTATCAGGAGTAAATGTTGCAAAGACAATATTATTAGTATATATGTTATCAGGAGTAATGTATGCAATAGGAGGATTTCTTGAAGCGGCACGTATAGGATCTGCAACAAATAACCTTGGATTTATGTATGAAATGGATGCCATTGCGGCCTGTGTCGTTGGAGGAGTTTCATTCAGCGGAGGAGTAGGTAAAATATCAGGAGTAGTTGCCGGAGTTATAATATTTACATTAATCAACTATGGACTTACTTATATAGGAATAAGCCCTTACTGGCAATATATTATAAAAGGTATTATCATAATAACTGCAGTTGCGATAGATGTACTGAAATATAGAAAAAATAAATAG
- a CDS encoding autotransporter-associated N-terminal domain-containing protein: protein MTNNLKKIEKDLRSLAKRCKDIRYTKGLLLSFLMMGLLSFSEGLTSPGVKNAENSINQARKELNTSISDMKALFREAKRENDKLLKGSNLELIQLMEQGDQVVKSPWSSWQYGMNYFYSNWRGTYKGKGDKKEKYPYEGIYRRSDDLFLRSISPNSRNYSRYVASVHDDPFHSATTSTTGLGNASWGIESSVFDQEPVTTLNLLATVRPKEINKQAPVVNLGTIEGPEEISFSITPPEVSPGNPEIKDIRFDAPNPVSQEKPNYTGFSMKIEKFHDGIAGSTAANGYVEGQQVTLTNGQTTSSQINTTAVSFIDNVAAGVATPNNPNFVRSTGRVAVMTGQATGGGKPFKVHFDVNSNGEVTVNQNLVVDSSGYRIDEGNGNVISGAYTSTATAAAGKAAPTQRAFLEGGSRIGSLNTDVGKITNTSHVSLAGPLVAGLEIQSHGGSGTREVINSGTISDTVENTSYRGAYGLGGLMVPINVGGVLYKPGTTQVYDDADNTVTIPFTANSEIAGVKITRTSDVGEFVRDNNGNVTGIKITNYSGGYTGYKIGLIFTADKIGTGTNNLTNDGTIEFHGHHSIGIQVDADNSSSAVVNAVNNSGKNITLHGGNSIGMKLSSLVANTSKVENSGTISLGGGSSAGIAVLEETGSAIRAYTNNVKNTGTGIINVNAGESIGMYLKLGEADKIINDGTINVNAGSSVGMRVDRGTLASGGNPIADNNKDIKVTAGSGSMGMVALGNGTAGTATANNKSGAKITLAGTKNVGMHAENGGIIDNVSSITGTGTTLIGMQIYDNKSEGKHSGDITLTGAGSTGVYNKDGGKFTMTGGSITTSGGNTTGVFSNSGTNTTIEKGNIKSTGGGATLYAANAGTKINLGKIGGAATDVTLTAGNKSVLFYHNDDNDKDGTRKGEFNLVNNITATVESGGVAFGFKEVQSATDLSNAIKNMFGGGSSFTSKVNLTINNGGALFSVQNSNPASPAAAIKLSEMVTLSSGNDPASPLNITNGNFKIMTMRNGHLEVDQDVTLDSGSAYDRVDFVSSSVTVDSGKTITGSNALGRTAIGQRNDGTNNASMVVTNKGTIAMQNGPSGNLSSTAIAVETGKVLNDTGSKIQMTGEKAVGIYGATDSDITNKGDIEIATKGTGIVGANSLVKTTAANQNITILNDGKITGTAGEKVIGIYANNTHATAVSKIKNDTNGNIDLTAAKGSLGIYAGKSDLESKGNIKVGDESAGINAVNTKTVISGGNVEVGTKSIGFILEGIGKTSTTTFDGQAAGTLKINGQNSLGYYLVNADANTATNFKDNLVFNPGNNKYTYIYIKGNSATDRSKLVYNQAGKTIDTDGSVFIFGKDSDIKLDTAFTLTSTKNKVVAAYLKDSGTLTNEGSIDLSGDKSVALYGEAGGAIVNNKDIKIGTNSVGIYNKGASTGENGAAGTITLDGDYGIGMRSDNATGNTENKGKIESSKLRAVGMSSSNGSNAMTNTGTIDFSGQESIGMHTDNLGTAGHAVTNNGTITLVDANDETKPNIGIYSEHSNDVIVNNGKIEAGKNTLGIYGKAGGNITLGSASETKVGDNGVSVFTTGGNVDILNGAKVETGANNGVGVYYSGSNGTITNNTDKIKIGDNSFGFVIKGGTNNKFFSNSTGTVQLPDKSVYLYSADTTGTENTVINRTNLESTGGELAYGIYTNGGGANYGNINMTQGKGHVGIYSYLPHPTGAIPATVTPNVFKNYGRIDVSASDLTVATDQKNGIGMAAGYVKQRTEVENVLDANGNLVIDPVTGNPKTQTKIYRDIIGLGNIENHGTISVTTPNSIGMYAGGKGSIAKNYGRIELSGTDLNVGMFLEDGAVGYNYGTITTVGTGNSEQVGVAVLREATFHNYGKVNIDAEDGIGIAIGGKLTLVNRGEFTISGDRKTANMNNGTGTVTTTGDGSVAIATISDDSKIMGVLPVNQVGIIPKDGTYEAVVTYNGVEVPNVQTVDVIPDLARGKTTIQTAPIGIYVDTTGVNATRPINNLGLLSTRGIKYADLIIGTEAAEQTNEKYLKLSKDLIAPYNDMILQAQRQGLRRWQIYSSSLTWMAKAVQNKDTQVIENLYLVKVPYTVWVGQQSTPINSSDTYNFADGLDQRYGVEALGSRERKLFEKLNSIGNNEHILLSQAFDEMMGHQYGNTQQRMQATGTILDKEFTHLKKEWENKSKQSNKIKTFGSRGEYKTDTAGIIDYTNNAYGVAYVHEDETIKLGNSSGWYAGAVTNRFKLKDIGKSKEDTTMLKLGVFKTMSPSSDHNGNLQWTISGEGYASVSDMHRRYLVVDEIFGAKSTYYTYGVALKNELGYNIRTSERTSIRPYGSLKLEYGRFNGIKEKTGEIRLEIQSNNYHSIKPEVGIEFKYKQPMAVKTSFVTTLGLAYENELGKVGDVNNKGRVRFTNADWFGIRGEKDDRKGNFKADLNLGIENQRIGFTVNAGYDTKGKNIRGGIGLRAIF, encoded by the coding sequence ATGACTAATAATTTAAAGAAAATCGAAAAAGATTTAAGATCGTTAGCAAAAAGATGTAAGGATATCCGTTATACAAAAGGACTGCTCCTTAGTTTTTTAATGATGGGATTGTTGTCGTTTTCAGAAGGTTTAACATCCCCTGGAGTGAAAAATGCTGAAAACTCAATAAATCAGGCAAGAAAAGAATTGAACACTTCAATCAGCGACATGAAGGCACTTTTTAGGGAAGCTAAAAGAGAAAATGACAAGCTTCTAAAAGGATCGAATCTGGAACTGATTCAATTAATGGAACAGGGAGATCAGGTTGTAAAATCTCCATGGAGTTCATGGCAGTATGGAATGAACTATTTTTACAGTAACTGGAGAGGAACATATAAAGGAAAAGGAGATAAAAAGGAAAAATATCCTTATGAGGGAATATATAGAAGAAGTGATGATTTATTCCTGAGATCAATCTCTCCTAACAGTAGAAACTATAGCAGATATGTGGCATCAGTACATGATGATCCGTTCCATTCGGCAACTACATCAACAACAGGACTGGGAAATGCATCATGGGGGATAGAATCATCAGTATTTGATCAGGAGCCGGTAACTACATTGAACCTGCTTGCAACAGTAAGACCTAAGGAAATAAATAAACAGGCACCTGTAGTAAATCTTGGAACTATAGAAGGACCGGAGGAAATAAGTTTCAGTATTACTCCGCCTGAAGTTTCTCCAGGAAATCCTGAAATAAAAGACATAAGATTTGATGCACCAAACCCTGTTTCTCAGGAAAAACCAAATTATACAGGATTCAGCATGAAAATAGAGAAATTTCATGATGGGATAGCTGGTTCAACTGCTGCCAACGGTTATGTGGAAGGTCAACAGGTGACGTTAACAAATGGACAAACTACAAGCAGTCAGATAAATACTACTGCAGTGTCATTTATAGATAATGTAGCTGCAGGAGTTGCAACACCTAATAACCCTAATTTTGTGAGAAGTACAGGAAGAGTAGCTGTAATGACAGGACAGGCAACGGGTGGAGGAAAACCTTTTAAAGTACACTTTGATGTAAACAGTAATGGAGAGGTAACTGTAAATCAAAATTTAGTAGTAGATTCATCAGGATATAGAATAGATGAAGGAAATGGAAATGTAATTTCAGGAGCATATACTTCAACTGCAACGGCAGCGGCAGGGAAAGCGGCGCCAACACAAAGAGCCTTTTTAGAAGGTGGTTCAAGAATAGGTTCATTAAATACAGATGTTGGGAAAATAACAAATACTAGTCATGTAAGTTTGGCTGGACCGTTAGTTGCAGGGCTGGAAATACAAAGTCATGGAGGAAGTGGAACGAGGGAAGTAATAAATTCAGGAACTATATCAGATACTGTTGAAAATACTTCATATAGAGGAGCATATGGATTAGGTGGACTGATGGTTCCTATAAATGTAGGTGGGGTACTTTATAAGCCAGGAACAACTCAAGTTTATGATGATGCAGACAACACAGTTACCATACCTTTTACAGCTAATTCTGAAATAGCAGGAGTGAAAATAACAAGAACTTCTGATGTGGGAGAGTTTGTAAGAGATAACAATGGAAATGTAACAGGTATAAAAATAACTAACTATTCAGGAGGATATACAGGATATAAGATAGGTCTTATATTTACTGCTGATAAAATTGGAACAGGTACTAATAACTTGACAAATGATGGAACTATAGAATTTCATGGACATCATTCGATAGGAATACAGGTGGATGCTGATAACTCTTCAAGTGCTGTAGTTAATGCGGTAAATAATTCTGGTAAAAATATAACATTACATGGAGGAAACAGTATCGGAATGAAACTGTCTTCTTTAGTTGCTAATACAAGTAAAGTTGAAAATAGCGGAACAATATCATTGGGCGGAGGAAGCAGTGCAGGTATAGCAGTTCTTGAAGAAACTGGAAGTGCTATAAGAGCATACACTAATAATGTTAAAAATACCGGTACAGGAATTATAAATGTAAATGCCGGTGAAAGTATAGGAATGTATCTGAAATTAGGAGAAGCAGATAAGATAATAAATGATGGTACTATAAATGTAAATGCCGGTTCAAGTGTGGGAATGAGAGTAGATAGAGGGACTCTTGCTTCGGGTGGAAATCCTATAGCTGATAACAATAAAGATATAAAGGTAACAGCAGGGTCAGGAAGTATGGGAATGGTTGCATTAGGTAATGGAACAGCAGGAACAGCAACAGCTAATAATAAATCCGGAGCAAAAATTACTTTAGCAGGTACTAAAAATGTAGGAATGCATGCTGAAAATGGTGGAATAATAGATAATGTTTCATCAATAACAGGTACAGGCACAACTTTAATAGGAATGCAGATTTATGATAATAAATCTGAAGGAAAACATTCAGGAGACATAACTTTAACAGGTGCAGGTTCTACAGGAGTGTATAATAAAGATGGTGGTAAATTTACCATGACTGGTGGAAGTATCACAACAAGTGGAGGAAATACTACAGGAGTTTTCTCAAATAGTGGAACAAATACAACTATTGAAAAAGGAAATATAAAATCTACAGGTGGCGGAGCAACTTTATATGCGGCAAATGCCGGGACAAAAATAAACTTAGGTAAAATAGGAGGAGCAGCTACAGATGTTACTTTAACAGCCGGAAATAAATCTGTTTTATTCTATCATAATGATGATAATGACAAAGATGGAACTAGAAAAGGAGAGTTTAATCTTGTTAACAATATTACTGCAACAGTAGAATCAGGCGGTGTAGCATTTGGATTTAAAGAAGTTCAGAGTGCTACAGATTTATCAAATGCTATTAAAAATATGTTTGGTGGAGGATCATCGTTTACTAGTAAAGTTAACTTAACTATAAATAACGGAGGAGCATTGTTCTCAGTGCAGAACAGCAATCCGGCTTCACCGGCCGCAGCAATAAAACTTAGTGAAATGGTAACACTAAGTTCAGGAAATGACCCAGCTTCACCTTTAAATATAACAAATGGTAATTTCAAAATAATGACTATGAGAAATGGACATCTTGAAGTAGATCAGGATGTGACTCTTGACAGTGGAAGTGCATATGACAGAGTTGATTTTGTATCTTCGAGTGTAACAGTTGACTCAGGAAAAACAATAACAGGTTCAAATGCTTTAGGAAGAACTGCAATTGGTCAGAGAAATGACGGAACAAATAATGCTTCAATGGTAGTTACAAATAAAGGAACTATTGCAATGCAAAATGGACCTAGTGGAAATTTAAGCTCAACAGCTATAGCAGTTGAAACAGGAAAAGTTTTAAATGATACCGGAAGTAAAATTCAAATGACCGGAGAAAAAGCTGTAGGAATATACGGTGCAACAGATTCTGACATTACAAATAAGGGAGATATTGAAATTGCTACAAAAGGTACTGGTATCGTAGGAGCAAATTCCCTTGTAAAAACAACAGCGGCTAATCAGAATATTACTATACTGAATGATGGTAAGATAACAGGAACGGCAGGAGAAAAGGTAATAGGAATATATGCAAATAACACTCATGCAACAGCAGTATCAAAAATAAAAAATGATACTAATGGAAATATTGATTTAACTGCCGCAAAAGGAAGTTTAGGAATATATGCTGGAAAATCTGATCTGGAATCTAAAGGAAATATAAAAGTCGGAGATGAAAGTGCCGGAATAAATGCAGTTAATACTAAAACAGTAATTTCAGGAGGAAATGTTGAAGTAGGTACAAAATCTATAGGATTTATTTTAGAAGGTATCGGAAAGACATCAACAACTACTTTTGATGGACAGGCTGCAGGAACATTAAAAATAAATGGACAGAATTCATTAGGATATTATCTTGTAAATGCAGATGCAAATACTGCTACAAACTTTAAGGATAATCTTGTATTCAATCCAGGAAACAATAAATATACTTATATTTACATAAAAGGAAACAGTGCAACAGACAGAAGTAAACTTGTTTACAATCAGGCAGGAAAAACTATAGACACAGACGGTTCTGTATTTATATTTGGTAAAGATTCTGATATAAAACTGGATACGGCATTTACGTTGACAAGTACAAAAAATAAGGTTGTAGCTGCATATCTGAAAGATTCAGGAACTTTAACAAATGAAGGTTCAATAGATCTTTCAGGTGACAAGTCGGTTGCATTATATGGAGAAGCCGGTGGAGCTATTGTAAATAACAAGGACATAAAAATAGGAACAAACAGTGTTGGAATTTACAACAAAGGAGCTTCTACAGGAGAAAACGGTGCTGCCGGAACAATAACTCTTGATGGAGATTATGGAATAGGAATGCGTTCTGACAATGCTACTGGAAATACTGAAAACAAGGGTAAAATAGAAAGCTCAAAATTAAGAGCAGTTGGAATGTCTTCAAGTAATGGTTCAAATGCCATGACAAATACTGGAACTATAGATTTTTCAGGACAGGAATCAATAGGAATGCACACTGATAATCTTGGAACAGCAGGACATGCAGTAACAAACAATGGAACAATAACTCTTGTTGATGCAAATGATGAAACAAAACCTAACATCGGTATATATTCAGAGCATTCAAACGATGTAATAGTAAATAATGGAAAAATTGAAGCAGGAAAAAATACTTTAGGAATTTATGGAAAAGCAGGTGGAAACATAACTCTTGGAAGCGCATCTGAAACAAAAGTTGGAGATAATGGGGTTTCAGTGTTTACAACAGGAGGAAATGTTGACATTTTAAATGGTGCTAAAGTTGAAACAGGAGCAAACAATGGAGTAGGAGTATACTACTCAGGAAGCAATGGAACAATTACAAACAATACTGACAAAATTAAAATAGGAGACAATTCATTTGGATTTGTAATAAAAGGTGGAACAAATAATAAATTCTTCAGTAACAGCACAGGTACAGTACAACTTCCTGATAAATCAGTATATTTATACTCAGCTGATACTACAGGTACAGAAAATACTGTAATAAACCGTACTAATCTTGAAAGTACAGGTGGAGAACTTGCTTACGGAATCTATACTAATGGTGGAGGAGCAAATTACGGTAATATTAATATGACTCAAGGAAAGGGACATGTTGGAATTTACAGTTACTTACCTCATCCTACTGGAGCAATTCCTGCTACAGTGACACCTAACGTATTTAAAAACTATGGAAGAATAGACGTTTCAGCTTCAGACCTGACAGTAGCCACAGATCAGAAAAATGGAATTGGAATGGCAGCAGGATATGTAAAACAGAGAACAGAAGTTGAAAATGTACTTGATGCCAATGGAAATTTAGTAATAGATCCTGTTACAGGAAATCCTAAGACACAGACAAAAATATATAGAGATATAATAGGATTGGGAAATATTGAAAACCATGGAACAATATCAGTAACTACTCCTAACAGTATAGGAATGTATGCAGGAGGAAAAGGTTCAATAGCTAAGAACTATGGAAGAATTGAATTAAGTGGAACGGATTTGAATGTAGGTATGTTCCTTGAAGACGGAGCTGTAGGATATAACTATGGAACTATAACAACTGTAGGAACAGGAAATAGTGAACAGGTTGGGGTTGCAGTTCTGAGAGAAGCTACATTCCACAACTATGGAAAAGTAAATATTGATGCAGAAGATGGAATAGGAATAGCAATCGGTGGTAAACTGACTCTTGTAAACAGAGGAGAATTTACAATATCTGGTGATAGAAAAACTGCTAACATGAATAATGGTACAGGAACAGTAACAACTACAGGAGATGGATCAGTGGCAATCGCTACAATATCAGATGATTCAAAAATAATGGGAGTACTTCCTGTAAATCAGGTAGGAATAATACCTAAAGACGGAACATATGAAGCAGTAGTTACTTATAACGGAGTGGAAGTTCCAAATGTTCAGACAGTTGATGTAATACCTGACCTTGCACGTGGAAAAACTACTATCCAGACTGCACCTATAGGAATATATGTGGATACTACAGGAGTAAATGCTACAAGACCTATAAATAACTTAGGATTATTGTCTACAAGAGGTATAAAGTATGCAGATTTAATAATAGGTACTGAAGCTGCAGAGCAGACAAATGAAAAATATCTGAAATTAAGCAAAGATTTAATAGCACCTTATAATGACATGATTTTACAGGCTCAAAGACAAGGTCTTAGAAGATGGCAGATATATTCAAGTTCATTGACATGGATGGCTAAAGCAGTACAGAATAAAGATACTCAGGTAATAGAAAATCTATATCTGGTTAAAGTTCCTTACACTGTATGGGTAGGACAGCAGTCTACACCGATAAATTCATCTGATACATACAACTTTGCAGATGGACTTGACCAGAGATACGGTGTGGAAGCACTTGGATCAAGAGAAAGAAAATTATTTGAAAAACTTAATTCTATAGGAAATAACGAACACATACTGTTATCACAGGCATTTGATGAAATGATGGGACACCAGTATGGAAATACTCAACAGAGAATGCAGGCTACAGGAACTATTCTTGACAAGGAATTCACTCATTTGAAAAAAGAATGGGAAAATAAGTCAAAACAGTCCAATAAAATAAAAACATTTGGATCAAGAGGAGAGTATAAGACAGATACTGCAGGAATAATAGATTACACTAATAATGCTTATGGAGTAGCTTATGTTCATGAAGATGAAACTATAAAACTTGGAAACAGTTCAGGATGGTATGCAGGAGCAGTAACAAACAGATTCAAGCTGAAAGATATAGGAAAATCAAAAGAAGATACAACAATGCTGAAGCTTGGAGTATTTAAGACAATGTCGCCTTCTTCAGATCATAATGGAAACCTTCAATGGACAATATCAGGAGAAGGATATGCTTCTGTGAGTGATATGCATAGAAGATATCTGGTAGTTGATGAAATATTCGGTGCAAAATCAACATACTATACATATGGAGTGGCATTGAAAAACGAACTTGGATATAACATAAGAACGAGTGAAAGAACAAGCATAAGACCATATGGAAGTCTGAAACTAGAATATGGAAGATTCAATGGAATCAAGGAAAAAACTGGAGAAATCAGACTTGAAATTCAAAGTAACAACTATCACTCAATCAAACCTGAGGTTGGAATAGAATTTAAATATAAACAGCCAATGGCAGTAAAAACATCATTTGTAACTACATTAGGACTTGCTTATGAAAATGAACTTGGAAAAGTTGGAGATGTAAACAACAAAGGAAGAGTAAGATTTACAAATGCTGACTGGTTTGGTATAAGAGGGGAAAAGGATGATAGAAAAGGTAACTTTAAGGCAGACCTGAACCTTGGAATAGAAAATCAGAGAATAGGATTTACAGTAAATGCAGGTTATGATACAAAAGGTAAAAATATAAGAGGAGGAATAGGACTCAGAGCGATTTTCTAG